A stretch of DNA from Thermanaerosceptrum fracticalcis:
AAGCATACATATAAAATAAATATTAATCTCGCTTAGGTTCTTCGTTGATCATTTCCTTTACGCGTTCCTTGGCCCCGGCAGTTCCCACCAAAATCAGGACATCGTTTTCTTCTAAAACTAAATCTGGAGGGGGAGAGAAAATCTCCTCGCCTTGCCGGATCACAGCCACAACGGTAGCTCCCGTATGATAGCGTATGTTGGTAGCACTAATGGTCCGGCCAACCATCCAGGATGAGGGAGGAATCGTCACTTCTTCAATCTGCTGCAAAATGGAAGACTTCTGGAATGAATACTCCAGGAGTTTGGAAAGTTCTTTTTCCAGTTCCATATCCAAATTACGCCGTCTTTCCAGTAAATCATTGATGCGGTTCCTTAAGTTAATGATTTCTTGACGTTCACTATATTCAGCCAAATATTCCTTAGCCAATTTGCCGGACTTAATGATTATCCCACTGCCCGTAACTGCCTCTACCACACCTATGTTTTGTAAAAGGGCAATACTTCTTCTAATGGTTTCCGGTGATACATTATATGTCCCCGCTAGAAGAGAACGCCCCGAAAGTTTTTGGCCTACCCGGAACTCCCCACGTGCAATCCTCTGAGCAATATCAATAGCGATTTGCTCATAACGAGATTGTCCCGTATCTAAACGCTGCTGCATTCTTGAGACCTCCCCAACATATTTCGCAACCATTTTACCAAACTTTTTCCCAGTCCGCAAAGGGGACTGTTTACGACTTCCGCTTTCCGACGTCCGACGTCTTTTTTTGGCGAATACGGCTTCGCCTCCCGATATCCGATATCCGATTTCCGAGTTTAATTGCTTCCTAGTTCATGTTCCAGTACAGCATTATCGGAAGTCGGTGGTCGGAAGTCGGTGAGCGTAAAGCGTCGGATACTACCAACTATCAACTAACAACCAACAACTAACAACTAACAACCGAGGAGACCTTACGGCCTCCTTTAGTTTATCCCATAAAACTCATTTTAAATAAGGCAGAAGCTAATTTGAGGAAACCCCGCACATTGGCAAACTGGGGTCCGTTTACTAAAACAGCTTGCGGGAACTTAGGCAGGAAATACTCGGAGATTGCCTTACCCCCGCCGCCTGTTAAAAGAATGACATCAATTTCTCTCTTGTCCCAAATAGAGTTACTCTGGTCCTGATTTGTCTAGAGCGGCAGTTCTATTTTCTGCTTATGCTTGCCTCCACCCCCCCGAAACTCGCCTTGATGACTACCGGTGCAGGTCCTTTAAGAAACATCACCGTGCCGTCCGCAGCCACCACAGCCACATTCCTGTTGCTGGTATTCCAAACAGCTTCCCTGGAAACATCTTTACTTGTTCCGTTATTATAGACGGCAGTGGCCTTTAACGGGTTTGCCCATCTTGACAGGTCTCCCGTAATTTCAATTTTTTCTACTCTCGGTAAAGTCTCGGCGGGTGTGACTTCCAGCAATATTTCATCCCTTAAGCCATAACCCTCGGCGATGATTTTAGTTTTGCCGGTACGCCCTGTGAAAGTTACCACACCACTTTGCGATACCCTGGCCACCAGAGGTTGACTGGAGCGCCACTTGAGCTTCCCGGTAACGTCCTTTGCTGACCCGTCACCCGCGAGGGCAAGCCCCGTAAGTTTTACAGGCTTATAGGTAAAAGCAAGCCCACGCTCCTTGATCCGCAACTGATAAATTCGGGCTTTATTTCCCGGGAGCAGGTCTACATACCCGCTGGCCTCATCGGACAGCCCCCCGTAAGTAACACCTACTTTCACAGGTCCGGGGTTGGGAGTAATATAAATCTGTCCTTTGTAGACACTGGCTGTTTCCGGTGTGGAACTAAACCAGTTGGCAAGCGTCGTGACATCCCGGATGCTGCCGTCGGAATAAATACAGAAAGCCCGGGGCGTTAAAGGTTCACTGGAGGGAAAAGGATTCAAATCCATGAAGAGACGCTGGGGAACAGGTTTTTCGTAAGCCTTTACTTCTACCGTCACAGCATCTTCTATGCTTTTGTTGTCAAACCCCTTGCCACTCACCTTTACCGTAACTTTTCCCGGCTCTCCTGTGAAAGTCAGGACGCCGCTTTCTGAGACTGCAGCCACTTTTATATTGTCCGTGGACCAGGTAAGACCTGTTGATTGAATAAATTCGGAGCCATCATTGTAGCGGGCCGTGACAGTGAGGGGAAGGGGTACTTTTTCCCAGGACGGTGTGTAATTAAGGCTTTCATTAATGGTGACCTTCTCCAGGAAACGCTCTACCGAGACCAGTTTTTCGTAGCTGTATCCCCCATAAGATACAGTTATCTTCGTAAAACCGGGTTTACCTGTAAATTTGATGGTTCCTTCACTGTCCACCACAGCA
This window harbors:
- a CDS encoding Ig-like domain-containing protein, which codes for MKKIFLILLLMLLVLPAVPLFAEPNLVSLTINEELVPGPNDIYLTVTGILSNGVTQQIREGLSWSSSDTSIAEVSWSGRVHFTGKGGPVTITVFKNGVSGKKTVTVNPWPESIDIETTLVYSENPYRLLVKGRFSDGETRYFGPHDGVQWHSSNPWVAWVNSQGVVTFSGEEGYVSIKATVGKYSDSVNTTVSESEKDNKWRKGIKIKEDIKYSSTPQKLTLVAVMTDETEEEIPAGGADWSSSNSEIAVVDSEGTIKFTGKPGFTKITVSYGGYSYEKLVSVERFLEKVTINESLNYTPSWEKVPLPLTVTARYNDGSEFIQSTGLTWSTDNIKVAAVSESGVLTFTGEPGKVTVKVSGKGFDNKSIEDAVTVEVKAYEKPVPQRLFMDLNPFPSSEPLTPRAFCIYSDGSIRDVTTLANWFSSTPETASVYKGQIYITPNPGPVKVGVTYGGLSDEASGYVDLLPGNKARIYQLRIKERGLAFTYKPVKLTGLALAGDGSAKDVTGKLKWRSSQPLVARVSQSGVVTFTGRTGKTKIIAEGYGLRDEILLEVTPAETLPRVEKIEITGDLSRWANPLKATAVYNNGTSKDVSREAVWNTSNRNVAVVAADGTVMFLKGPAPVVIKASFGGVEASISRK
- a CDS encoding TrkA C-terminal domain-containing protein translates to MQQRLDTGQSRYEQIAIDIAQRIARGEFRVGQKLSGRSLLAGTYNVSPETIRRSIALLQNIGVVEAVTGSGIIIKSGKLAKEYLAEYSERQEIINLRNRINDLLERRRNLDMELEKELSKLLEYSFQKSSILQQIEEVTIPPSSWMVGRTISATNIRYHTGATVVAVIRQGEEIFSPPPDLVLEENDVLILVGTAGAKERVKEMINEEPKRD